GCCGTATGCCGAGGCTGTCGAGCGCTCTCTGATTACGTTGAAGGCGATGACGTATCGGCCGTCGGGCGGGATTGTGGCGGCGGTGACGACGTCGCTGCCGGAGAGGATCGGTGGATCGCGCAACTGGGACTATCGCTTCTGCTGGCTGCGCGACACTTCGTTTACGCTGCTGATTTTAATGCAGGCGGGCTTTACGGAAGAGGCCGTGGAGTGGCGGAGGTGGTTGCTGCGAGCTATCGCCGGGGCGCCGGACCAGGTGCAGACGATCTATGGGATCTGCGGCGAGAGGCAGCTGGTGGAGTGGGTGGCGGACTGGCTGCCGGGCTACGAGAATTCGCGGCCGGTGCGAATTGGGAACGCGGCGGTGGATCAGTTTCAGCTGGATGTGTTCGGCGAGGTGTCGGCGGCGCTGTCGAGAATTCCGCAGGCCGACGAGGAGATACGCGTCTCCGCTACTTCGGTGCAGGCGGGGCTGATCGATCATCTGTGCACGGTGTGGCCGAATCCTGATGAAGGGATATGGGAGACACGCGGCGGCGCGGAGCACTTTACGCACTCGAAGGTGATGGCGTGGGTGGCGCTGGATCGGGCGATCAAGCATCATGAGCAGTTTGATGGGAAGGGCGATGTAGAGCGATGGAAGAAGAACCGCGAGATGCTGCATCGCGAGATTTTGAGGAAGGGGTTCGATAAGAAGCTGAACAGCTTTGTGCAGTCGTATGGGTCGAAGCAGCTGGATGCGTCGTGCCTGCGGATTGGGCTGGTGGGATTTCTGCCGATGGATGATCCGCGGATTATCGGTACGGTGGGGGCGATCGAACGGCGGCTGATGAAGAATGGTTTTGTGGAGCGATACGACACGAAGAAGACTGACGATGGACTGGCCGGAGGCGAGGGCGCGTTTCTGGCTTGCAGCTTCTGGCTGGTGACCAATCTGTGGCTGATTGGACGGAAGGAAGATGCGAAGGCGATGTTTGAACGGCTGCTTGCGCTACGTAACGATGCCGGGTTGCTGTCGGAGGAGTACGATCCTATTGGAAGACGAATGGTGGGGAACTTTCCCCAGGCTCTTTCGCATATTGCGTTGATCCATTCTGCCTTTGCGATGTCGGGTTTGTGGTCGCCCGATCAGAGTGCTGCGGCAAAACCTAAGCAGCGTCGCCGGGCTAAGTAGATTTTGCATCG
The nucleotide sequence above comes from Tunturibacter empetritectus. Encoded proteins:
- a CDS encoding glycoside hydrolase family 15 protein yields the protein MAERKKVAGRKKRDDVALHGTVGETAPRGSHDGLLHGALHGSLHGALHGARIEDYSMIGDCETAALVSREGSIDWLCWPSFPAPACFAALLGTRDHGFWQIAPKGKVKAIRREYEGHTLIVRTTFETPEGEVCLIDFMPPREKHSHVVRIVQGVRGRVKMQMDLAIRFDYGRTVPWVTSTKDGLRAIAGMDMVTLRTKARLRGEGMTTRSEFTVRKGETMSFTLTNSSSLEKLPRELSVDKALAETQRFWTKWSRRSAYKGPYAEAVERSLITLKAMTYRPSGGIVAAVTTSLPERIGGSRNWDYRFCWLRDTSFTLLILMQAGFTEEAVEWRRWLLRAIAGAPDQVQTIYGICGERQLVEWVADWLPGYENSRPVRIGNAAVDQFQLDVFGEVSAALSRIPQADEEIRVSATSVQAGLIDHLCTVWPNPDEGIWETRGGAEHFTHSKVMAWVALDRAIKHHEQFDGKGDVERWKKNREMLHREILRKGFDKKLNSFVQSYGSKQLDASCLRIGLVGFLPMDDPRIIGTVGAIERRLMKNGFVERYDTKKTDDGLAGGEGAFLACSFWLVTNLWLIGRKEDAKAMFERLLALRNDAGLLSEEYDPIGRRMVGNFPQALSHIALIHSAFAMSGLWSPDQSAAAKPKQRRRAK